Part of the Leptolyngbya sp. KIOST-1 genome, CGGCATTTACTTTGGGCGCTTTGCCTACGATGCCGAAGACGACATTGTGTTTGAGCACAGCCTGGTGGGGGAAACCTGCGATCGCCGGGGGTTGAATCACTCGGTCACTACCGTCATCCGGATCGCCGACAACTACGACGACGAGATTGTGGCCCGTTGGGGGGGCAAGCGCGCCCTCGATCGCTGGGCATCCTGATTGAAATGGCCCCAGATTAGCCCCAGATTGGCTCAGAAAAAGGGCCAGAATTTTGACCGTTTTGTTGTCAAATGAGCTTCCGTTGAGCCCATTTCACGTTAAAACTAGGCTGGCCCGTTGCGCTAGGGGAGGTTGCTGTGGTTCGTCGGTGGATTTGGATTGGTTTGGGGGGGCTCCTGGTGGCATTGCTCACCCTGGGGTTGTCCCCTGTCCGAGCGGCGGGACCGCTGCAGCCGCAGTTAACAGTGCAGGGGCTTCCCCCTATGCCCACGGCCAACGACACGGTCCTACAACCGCTCAAGGCTCTGCAGCCCGGCCCAACCGATTTTGCCGTTCCCGATCATCTGCAGCTAGCCCAGGCCACCGCTCCGCGCCAGGTCACCGCCCTGGCCGATCCCTCCAACTACGGCGATCGCTTCGCCACCGACATCAATGGTCAGGTCCTGACCAACGACTTCATCGCCGTGCTGCATGAAACCGTAGGCTCGGCCCAGAGCGCGATCAACCTGTTTCGCACCCACCACCCCCGCGACCAGGATCAGGTCAGCTACCACACCCTGATTGGCCGCGACGGCACGGTGTACTACATTGTGCCGCCCGAAAAGCGGGCCTTTGGCGCAGGCAACTCGATATTCAACGGGCCCAACGGACCCGAAACCGTCCGCACCAATCCGGCCTTTCCCCCCTCGGTCAACAACTTTGCCTACCACATTTCCCTGGAAACCCCCAGCGACGGCATGAACAACCGCCGCAGCCACAGCGGCTATACCCAGGCTCAGTATGCCTCTCTGGCCTGGCTGCTGGCCCAAACCACCATCCCCGACAGCCGCATCACCACCCACCAGGCGGTCGATCGCTCCGGCAGCCGGATGGACCCCCGCAGCTTTAACGGGCAGAGCTTCTTTGCGCTG contains:
- a CDS encoding peptidoglycan recognition family protein; the protein is MVRRWIWIGLGGLLVALLTLGLSPVRAAGPLQPQLTVQGLPPMPTANDTVLQPLKALQPGPTDFAVPDHLQLAQATAPRQVTALADPSNYGDRFATDINGQVLTNDFIAVLHETVGSAQSAINLFRTHHPRDQDQVSYHTLIGRDGTVYYIVPPEKRAFGAGNSIFNGPNGPETVRTNPAFPPSVNNFAYHISLETPSDGMNNRRSHSGYTQAQYASLAWLLAQTTIPDSRITTHQAVDRSGSRMDPRSFNGQSFFALLRRYPSRSGLSS